Genomic segment of Truepera radiovictrix DSM 17093:
TCGACGCGTTCGCGCATCGACGACAGCCCCAAGCGCCCGCTAAAGCGCGCCGTCGGGTCGAAGCCGACGCCGTCGTCGCAGACCTCAAGCCTCACCACCCCGTTCTCGGTGCTGAGGCTGAGCGACACGCGGCGCGAGCGCGCGTGTTTAACGACGTTGTGGAGCGCCTCCTGGGCGACGCGGTAGAGGGCGCTCTTGTGCTTCATGGGCAGCGGCGGTTCGCCGCTGACATGGCACGTGGCCTCGAGGTGGTGGCGCGCCTGCGCGGCGGCGGCGAGCTTGGTGAGCGCCCCCCCCAAGCCTTCGGCCTCGAGCATCTCGGGGCGCAGCTCGAAGATCAGCGCGCGCATCTCGCTCATCGCCGCCTCGGCCATGGCGAGCACGTACTGCAGCCGCTCCTCGACCCGTTCGGGGTGCGTTTTAAGGAGGCTCAGGGCGCTTTTGGAGCCCAGCGCGATGCCGTAGAGCGCCTGCGAGACCGAGTCGTGCAGCTCGCGGGCGAGGCGCTGGCGCTCCTCGAGCGCGGCGCTGTCTTGGGCGTCGGCTAAAAGCCGCGCGTTCTCGATCGCCAGCACGCACTGCCCCGCTAGGCGCCCCAAAAAGTCGCGCTCGCTTTCGACCTCGTAGCCCTCGGGGAAGTAGGCCAGGAGCACCCCGAGCGTCTGGGCGCGCAGCCGCAAGGGCACGCTCACCAGGGTGTCCCACGGGGCTCCTTGCAGGGCGGGGCGCAGCTCGGCGAAGGCGGGGTCGGCGAGGTGCGCCGCGCGCGCGCCGCGCACGACGCTCGCCCCCTCGCCGGCGAGGATCGCGCGGCCCGTCAGGGGCGGCCGCCCGGCTGCCAGCCCCGCGCGGCAGGCCGCGCCGAAGCCGCGCGGCAAGCCGTAGGAGCCGGTGACGTAACCGCGGCTTAGGTCCCCCTGAAAGAGCACCACGGCGGCCGCCGCGGCGCCGCTCGTCTTGACCACCCAGCGGGCGATGGCGCTCGAGGCCTCGTAGACCGAAGCGCCCGCGCCGAGGCTCGAGGCGACCCGCGAGAGGGTGTGCGCTTCGCGTTCGGCGCGGCGGCTTTCGGTGACGTCGTGGAGCGCCAGGAGCCCGGCGGTCTCGTCTTCCAAGGTGACCGGGACGCAGAAGCAGGAGACGACGCGCGTGCGGCTCCCGCAAGGGTGCGCGACCTCGAGGTCGCGCGTCTCCGCGCCCCCGCGCAGGGAGCTCGCGAACCAGCGCTGCGCCTCGATGCGGGTCGCGGCGCTTACGCACCCAAGCAGGGTGCTGGCGCGCAGCGCCTCGTAGGGGCGGCCCAAAATCGCGCAGCCGCGCGCGTTGATGTGCAAAAAGCGCCCGTCGGCGTCTAGGAGCGCGAGCCCGTGCGCGGCCACCTCGAACATCCGCGCGAGCATCTCGGCCCCGAGCTTTTCGAAGGGCGTTTTGAGCGTCTCACTCAAGGCTGACGAGCCCCTCTTTAAGCGCGAAGAGCGCGGCTTGGGTGCGCGAAGCGAGGCCGAGCTTGGAGAGCAGCCGCGAGACGTGCGTTTTGACCGTCAGCTCGGAGAGCCCGAGCGCCGCGGCGATCTCCTTGTTCGACTCGCCGCGCCCGATGTGGCGCAGGATATCGGTTTCGCGCGCCGTCAGGGCCTCGCGCATGTCGCTCGTGCGCACGCTCCTTAGGAGGCGCTTGGCGGCCTCCGGGTGGAGCCGCACCTCGCCGCGCGCGGCGGCGTAGATCGCCTCGACGAGCCCCTCGGCGTCGGTATCTTTGAGCAAGTAGCCCGTCGCCCCCGCCTGCACCGCGCCCGCCACGAGGCGGTCCTCCAAAACGCTGGTGATCGCCAGCACTTCGACCTCGGGGTAGCGCGCTTTGATCTCGCGCGTCGCCGCGACCCCGTCTTTGACGGGCATCAGGAGGTCCATCAACACGACGAGTGGGCCGCCCCCCGCCGCCGTGAGCGCGGCGACCTGCTGCAGCGCCTCCTCGCCGTCGCGCGCCTCGCCGACGACGACGAGCCCGTCGTCGGGCTCCAGAAAAAACCGCAGCCCCTGGCGCACGACCGCGTGGTCGTCGACGAGCAGGATGCGGATCGCCGCTGACGGCACCTCCTGTGCTGCCTGCTGTTCCATGGCTCTAGTCTAGGCTATGGGCGGCCGGGGTGCCGGTAAGGGGCCGACGCGGCGAGCATACCGCTTTACGGGGCGCGGCGTCCCCGCTCCGCGCGCCCCTCCCGAACGGTTTGGAGGCTGCGGTTGACCACCAGGTGGGGTGTCGCCGAGGCGCGCAGCACCCGTTCGGTCACCGAGCCGAGCCCCAAGGGGCCGCGCGCGGTGAGGCCGCACGCCCCCATCACCGTCAGGTCGGCGCGGCGCTCGGCGGTGAGGATCGCCGCCCCCGCCTCCTCCTCGACGAGCGCTACCGCCGCGGTGACGCCCGCCGCTTCGGCGCGCCCGGCGGCGTGCGCCAACAGGGCCGCCGCGGCGGCCCGGTCGCGGGCCGCGGCAGCGGGCTCGAGCGCGTGGAGCAGCGTGACCCGAGCGCGCAGCGCCCGCGCCAGGGCGAGTCCTTGGGTCACGGCCGCCTCGCCGCAGGGACCGCCGTCGAGGGCGATGAGGAGGTGTCTCAACGCGGGCGCATCAAACTCGGCGTCGCAAGCGCCCGCTCGCATGTCGTCGGGCAAGCGCACCACCAAACAGGGGCCCTCGGCGCGGCGGAGCACCTCTTGGGTCGCCGAGCCCAGAAAAAAGCGGTCCAAGCCTAGGCGGCTGTGGCTCCCCAAGACCGTGAGGTCGTGCGCCGCCGCGGCCGCCAAGATGGCCCGCGCCGGCCGGTCGTCGTTTGGGAGCTGGGTGCGCACCCCGATCCCGGCGGCTTGTGCCCGCGCCGCGGCGGCGGCGAGCAGCGCCGCCCCCGCCCACTTCAGGTCGCTCGCCAGCTCGGGGGCGTAGGGCATCCCCGGTGGCAGGGCGTAAAGGCCCGCCATGGGGTCGACCACGACGTGTAGCAGCGTGAGCTCGGCGTGGCAGGCGCTAGCTAGCGCCAAGCCGTAGGGGAGGGTGTGCGCCGAGGCGGCGGAGCCGTCAAGCGGCATCAAGATGCGCTCGATCATGGGGTCTCCTGGAGAAGAGTCTGACGGCCGCGCGCGGCGGCGTCGGCCCCCAAGAGTGGGGTTGGGCCACCCACTTTCGGTGTAGGACCGCGCCCTGTGGGCTTTGCGCGCGTACGGCCTCCGGGCGTTGGCGAGGGGCTCTGCCGCGCGGCCGCCGCGCGCCCCGGCGACCGCCAAAAGAGGGTGCACCATCCCCCCCAAAAGAAAGTCGAGTCGGGGCGGTGGGCGCGGGATACTAAAAGCAGCTGCTTCGCTTACGGCCGAGGGCCGCGAAACGCACGCCGAGACGCCGGGTCAAGCCGATTCACGTATTGGAGGAGCGCTGTGAACGAGTCACCCACCCCACCCGAGCCGGAGCGCCCGGTGAGCGAAGGGGCGCCGCAGGGCGCCCCCCCGCCGGAACCGCCTACCGCGCCCCCCCCCGAAGCGCCCGGTTCCCCCAGCGGGGCGGTCTTTATCACCACCTTTTTGCTCGTCGTGATCCTGCTGCTCTGGTTCGCGACCTTTTTCCTCAACGCGGCGCGGGGTTGACGTGGCCGAGTACCCCAACCCCGAACCCTACCGCGACGCGCACCCCGGCGCGGCCCCCGATCCGCAGCGCGAAGCCCACGAGGAGCCGCACCACGACGCGACGCACGAGGCGATCGCCCGTTGGGAGCGCCGTTGGCTCAACGCCGCGGGGCTGCTGCTGGTGCTGTTTCTCGTGCTGATCGCCTACTCGCTCGCGACCGAGGGGGGACACATCGCGCAGCGCAGCGGGCGCGCGGCGCCCGATCAACTGACCGCGCTCGAGCTCTTCGCCAACCCCGGCGTCACGGTGACGAACCTGGGCGCGGGGCGGCCGCCCGAGGTGCAAGTCAGCGTGGTCGCGCAGTCGTACGCCTTTAACCCCTCCGAGATCCTCTTGCCGGTGGGCGCCGTGGCCACCTTTTACCTGACCTCCCGCGACACCCAGCACGGTTTTCAGGTCGAGGGGACCAACATCAACGTGCAGCTCATCCCCGGGGAGATCTCGCGCTTTACCTACACCTTCCGCGACGCCGGCGTCTACCGCGTGACCTGCAACGAGTACTGCGGCATCGGCCACCACAACATGCTCGGCACCATCCGCGTGCTCTACCCCGAACAGCTCGCCGCCGCGCAGGACCCCGCGGGGGCGCAGGAGGCCGCTCTGGCGATCGGCGAGGGGGTCTACGCGGCCAACTGCGCGGGCTGCCACGGCGCCTCTGGTGAGGGCGTCGCCGGCGCCTTTCCGCCCCTTGCCGACGGGCACGCCGCCGCGCTCGCCGCGGCCGATCGCAACTACCTCCCCAACGTGCTGCTCTACGGCCTCGCGGGCCCGATCACCGTCCGCGGAACCGTCTACAACGGCCAGATGCCCGCCTGGTCGGCCTTGTCGGACGAGGAGATCGCCGAGACCATCAACTACCTCCTCGCCTCGTGGGGGAACGCCGAGGCGCAGCCGGGGGACCCGTACACCGCCGACGAGATCGCCGCGGCCCGCGCGACCCCGCGCTCGCCGCAGGAAGTGCACGCCGAGCGCCACGCGCTGGCGCTCGAGTAGCCTCGGAAAGGACCGTCTATGGCCGTTAGCACCGCCGCTCTGCCGCACGCCGCCACCGCGCACCCCGAAAAACGGGTGACGCTCGCCTTTCTGTTGACGGGGCTTCTGGCGCTCCTCGTGGGGGCGCTGTTGGGCCCCTTCCAGGCGCTCAACTACGCCGGCATCAACCTTTACGACGCGCTCCCCTTTCTGCGCTCGTACTACCAGGGTCTGACGCTGCACGGGGTTTTAAACGCCTTCGTCTTCACCACCTTTTTTATCAGCGGCATCCTGCTCTACCTGCCCGCGCGCGAGCTCGACCTGCGCCCGGACATGACGCTCGCCTGGGGGTCGTACGTGACGATGCTCCTCGGCCTCGTCTTGGCCGCTTGGGCGGTTTTAAGCAACACCTCGACGGTGCTCTACACCTTCTACCCCCCCCTGCAGGGGCACTGGGCGTTCTATTTGGGGCTCACGCTGGTGGTCTTGGCGAGCACCGCGGTGGGCTTTGAGACCATCCGCCTGCGGGCGCGCTGGAAGCGCCAAAACCCCGACAAGGTGACGCCGCTGGTGACCTACATGAGCGTGGTGACCTGGCTCATGTGGTGGCTGGCGACGACCGGCATCGTGCTCGAGATGGTGTTTTTGCTGCTGCCATGGTCGTTTGGGTTGATCGGCGGCGTCGACCCCGAACTCGCCCGCACGCTCTTCTGGTGGACGGGTCACCCCATCGTCTACTTCTGGGTGCTGCCGGCTTACGTCTCGTGGTACGCCCTGCTGCCCCGCCAAGCGGGGGGGGAGCTGGTGTCGGACTCGTTGGCACGGCTTGCGTTCATCATGTTTCTGCTCTTTTCGGTGCCTGTGGGCTTTCACCACCAGTTCACCGACCCCGGCGTGCCGGCGCCCTGGAAGATCACCCACTCCCTGCTGACCATGATGGTCGGTATCCCGAGCCTGCTCACCGCCTTTACCGTCGGCGCCTCTTTGGAGCTCGGCGGTCGGCGCCGCGGGGGGCGCGGGGTGCTCGGTTGGATCCCCAAGCTGCCCTGGCGCGACCCGTCGTTTACGGCGCAGGTTCTGGCCATGGTCTCGTTTATCTTCGGCGGCGCCGGCGGCATCGTGCTGGCTTCGTTCAACCTCAACATCTTGCTGCACAACACCGCCTGGGTGCCGGGGCACTTTCACATCACCGTCGGCACCGCGACCACGCTGACGTTTTTGGGGCTCACCTTCTGGCTCGTCCCGCACCTCACCAAAAAGCCGCTCTTCGCCCCACGCATGGCGCTCGCCTCGGCGTGGGCGTGGTTCGGTGGGATGATGATCTTCGCCTTTGGGATGCACTGGCAGGGCTACCTGGCGGTCCCGCGCCGCGCGCAGATCAGCGCCCTCACCGGCAACTGGGAGGGGGCGTACGCGAACGCCGCGGTGCCGATGTTCTTTACCGGTCTTAGCGGCGTGGTGCTGCTCACGGCCGTGCTGCTCTACTTCACGGTGCTGTTCGGCACCCTCTTCTCGCGCCGCAAGCTTCCCGACGGCGAGGTGCCGGCGATCCCATTTTCGCGCACCGTCGCCCTGCGCAGCGAGGGGGTGCTGCGGGTGATGGACACCCTGCGCGCCTGGTTCGCGTTGGCGGTGCTGCTGGTGATCGTCGCCTACGGCCCGACGGTCATCTCGATGTGGCTCGACCAGCTCCCGGTGCCGGGCGTGCGGTACTGGTAGGAGGGGGCTATGGGGTTCTTTTTCGCCGCGCTCGTCGCGGGGCTTCTGGCCACCGGGGTGATGGTCGTCGCGCTCTACCTGCCAGTTCTCTGGGGTGGGCTCCACTACGACACCCTGGGGGGGCTCGGGGCGATGGTGCTGCGGCGCGTCGACGCCCGCGCCCGCGTCGTCGGCGCCGTGCTGCTCGCCCTCGGGGGGGTGGCGTTCGCCCTCTTTTACGGTTGGTTCGTGCAGATGTTTCTCTTCGGCCCCTTCCCGGCGCCCCAGTACCTGCTCTTCGCAGTGCCGCAGCTCAACCTGTTTTTCCCCATCTTCGGGTTTGTCGCGGGGTTTTGTCACGGCATCTTTATCGGCATCATCACCACCTTCGTCGTGGTCGACTACCATCCGGTCCCCTCGTACCGCGAGGTGTTCCCGCTGTTGGTGTCGTTTATCGTCGGCCACACGGTCTACGGGGTGGTGGTGACCTCCTTTCTCAGCCTCTTTCTGCGCCTCGTCGGCTAAGGTAGCCCTATGGACCTCGCCATCTTTAGCACCAAGCCTTACGACCGCCGCTTTTTCGAGGCCGCCAACGCCGAGCACGGCCACGGGCTGCACTTTTTTGAGCCCCGCTTAACGCCGGAGACCGCTTCGCTCGCCGCCGGGTTTACGGGCGTGTGCGCTTTTGTCAACGACGTCTTAAGCGCGCCCGTCTTGCGCGAACTGGCCGCGGGCGGCACGAAGCTCATCGCGCTGCGCTCGGCGGGCTTTAACCACGTCGACTTGGGCGCGGCGCAGGAGCTGGGCCTCACCGTCGCCCGCGTGCCCGCCTACTCGCCTTACGCCGTCGCCGAGCACGCGCTCGCTCTTATCCTCACCCTCAACCGCAAAACCCACCGCGCCTTTAACCGGGTGCGTGAGGGCAACTTCGCCCTCGACGGGCTTTTGGGTTTTGACCTGCACGGCAAAACGGTCGGGGTGGTCGGCACCGGCAAGATCGGCCTCATCTTCGCGCGGATCGCCGCGGGGTTTGGCTGCGAGGTGCTCGCCTACGACCCCTACCCGAACCCCGAGGCGCGCGCCCGCTACGTCCCCCTCCCCGAGCTTTTGGGGGCCGCGGACATCGTCTCGCTCCACTGCCCGCTCACCCCCGAGACGTACCACCTCATCGGCAAAGAGGCGGTCGCGCAGATGAAACCGGGGGCGATGCTGATCAACACGAGCCGCGGCGCGTTGGTCGACACGCGGGCGGTGATCCATGGGCTCAAGTCGGGGCAGATCGGCGCGCTCGGTCTAGACGTCTACGAGGAGGAGGCCGACCTCTTTTTCGAGGACCTCTCCGACCGGGTCATCCAAGACGACGTCTTTACCCGCCTGCTGACGTTTCCCAACGTGCTGATCACCGGCCACCAGGGGTTTTTCACCGTCGAGGCGCTTGACAACATCGCCCACACGACGCTGCGCAACGTCACTGCCTTTGAGACGGGGGCGGGCGAGCTGCACCGCGTCGCCGTCGACACCGCGCACGCGTAACCGGTGGCGCTTGTTGCAGCGCTCCCCATCGCGCTCATCCTCGTCCTCATGCTCGGGTTGCGGGCCTCGGCGGCGCGCGCCGGGGTGCTGGGGTGCGCGGTGGCCTTCGCGGTGGCCTACCTGGCTTTCGGTTACGGCACCGAGCGCGTCCCTTTGGGCGTGGTGACGGCCACCCTCGGGGTGTTCGCCGAGGCGCTCTTTGCCACCGCGACGATTTTGTGGATCATCCTGCCGGCCCTTTGCATCCACAACCTCCAGCTCCGCACGGCCCAGGTCGAGGTGCTGCAGCGCGCGCTCGCGGGGCTCTCCGGCGACCCGCGCGTAACGGCGCTCTTAGTAGCCTGGTTTTTCGTCCTCTTCGTCGAGGGGGCGGCGGGGTTCGGCACCTCGGTGGCGCTCGCCGCCCCCTTTTTGGTGGCCGCCGGCTTCGGCCGCGTGCAGGCGGTCGTCATCGCGCTCGTCGGGCACGCCGTCGGGGTGTCGTTCGGGGCGGTCGGTACGCCGATCGTCCCGCAGGCGGCGGCGACCCCCTACAGCGCCCAGGAGCTCGCCGCCGCCACCGGGGTCTACCACGCGCTCGTCGGGTGGGTGATCCCGCTCCTCATGATGGTGCTCACCACCCGCGCGCTCCCCGAGGGCGGCGCCAACGGCACCAAGGGCGGCATCTGGGGGTGGACGCTGCTGGCGGCCGCGCTCTTTTTGCTCCCCTACACCCTCCTGTCGCGCTTCGTCGGCCCGGAGCTGCCGACGTTGGGCGGGGCGCTCTTCGGCGGCGCCGCGTTCGTCGGCGTCCTGCGGGTGCGGCGCCCCTCGCCGCCGGGCGCCCTGCCGGCGGGGCTCGCGCGCGCCGGGGCGCCCTACCTGGTGCTGGTCGCGGCGGTGCTCGTCACGCGGCTCGTGCCGCCCCTCCGGGCGGCCCTCACCAGCCTCGAGCTGAGCTGGAGCTTCGGCCCCTTCGCGGGGAGCGTGCAGCCGCTGTATCACCCCGGCACGATGCTCTTTATCGGTTTCGCCTTGGGGGCGGCGCTGCAGCGCGCACCCCGCGAGGCGCTCCGGGGGGCGGTCTCAGACGCCCTGGGGCGGCTCGCCCCGGTCGCGGTGGCGCTCGTCGCGATGCTCGCGCTTTCGCGCGTGATGGTCCACGCGGAGATGATTGGCGCCCTCGCGCTCGCCGCGGCGGGGATCGCTGGCCCCCTCTGGCCGCTTCTAGCCCCCTTCGTGGGGGTGCTGGGCACCTTCGTCACGGGGTCGGCGACGGCGTCGAACATCCTGTTTACCGACTTTCAGCGGGCGACGGCGCTCGCGTTAGAGCTGCCGGCGCTGCCGCTACTCGGCGCGCAGGGCTTTGGCGCGGCGGTCGGCAACATCGTCTGTCCGCACAACATCATCGCCGCGGGGGCGACCGTGGCGCTCGTCGGGCGCGAGGGGGAGGTGCTCGCCCGGACGCTCTGGGTGGGTCTACTCTACGCCCTGCTGGGGGGGCTGCTGGCGCTGTTCGTCTTTACGTGAGCGCGGCCCGTGGCGCGTGGCCCGTAGCGTGTGGGGCGGGTAGCGTGGGCCGCCCTGAGTGTGTGGCGCGCGCGCCTTGCAGCGCCCTTAAGGGCCGACTATCGTGGTAAGGAGCGCCGCCCCCGCGGAGCCGGACGGGAGGGAGACCTATGAAGCTACCTACGACGCGCGCCGAAACCTTGACCGGCGCCCTGCACCGCCGGGTGAGCCGCCGAGGGGTGCTGAAACTCGGCGCGCTCGCCCTCGTGGCCCAGAGCTTCGGTTGGGGGGCGGCCGCGCCGGGGCGCCCCGCGGCGCCCAGCCTGAGCGACCTCGACGCCGAGCTCGGCGTCTACCCCTTTGCGCTCCCCGAGCTGCCCTACCCCTACGACGCGCTGGCGCCCGCTATCGACGCCGAGACCATGCGGCTGCACCACGAGGCGCACCACCGGAGCTACGTCGAGCGCCTTAACGCGGCGCTCGCCGACGTGCCGGAGTTTCACGGGCTGCCCTTTTCACGGCTCCTCATCGACCTCACCGCCCTGCCGACGGCGCTCGGGACGGCCGTGCGCAACCACGGCGGCGGGCACCTCAACCACACGCTCTGGTGGGGTTGGCTCGAGCCCGGCGGCCCTGCAGCGCCGCCGAGCGCCCTGCGGCGCGCGCTCGAGGGGGCGTTCGGCTCCACCGAGAGCTTCCGGGAGCGCCTCTTGGGGGCGGCGGCGGCGCACTTCGGCTCCGGTTGGGCGTGGCTCGTCCTCGACGCTGCGGGGCGTCTGCGGGTGCGCACCACGCGCAACCAGGACAGCCCCGTGATGGACGGCGAGCTGCCCGTGCTCGGCGTCGACGTCTGGGAGCACGCCTACTACCTCACCTACCGCAACCGGCGCGGCGAATACCTCGAGAACTTGTGGCGCCTCGTCAACTGGGACGCGGTCGCGCGCGCCTACGAGCGGGCGGAGGCGGCCTCCAAAGCGCGCGGCTGGGTTGGCTAGCGCCGCGTGCGCGCGGTGACGCTGGAGGCGCTGCTGGCGGCGGCGGAGGCGGGGGCGGCGGTCTTCGACCTGCGCCCCGCGCCGTCCCACCTAGCGGGCGCCGTCCCCTTGAGCCTCGAGGCGCTGCAGAGAGGCGCGCTGCCCGACCTGCCCCCGGAGACCCCCGTGTACCTCGTCTGCGCGCGGGGTCAGGTCTCGGAGCTCGCGGGGCTCTACCTCGAGGCGGCCGGGTTTACAAACGTGCACCACCTCGTGGGCGGCCTGCGGGCGTGGGTGGGGCGCGATTGACGCGCCCCGGGGGCCTCCCTATAATCGGAGACAGCGTTCTTTACCCCGTTGCGCCCTCGCGATCCCCTGACGCCCCCCGGAGCCCGATGCCCCCTCTAGAGACGCTCAACGCCGTTTCCGACGCCGAGTTCGTCGCCCTTCTGGGCGGGGTGTTCGAGGGCTCGCCGTGGGTGGCCGCGGGCGCCGCCGCGGGGCGCCCCTACGCTTCTTTCGAGGCGCTCCACGCGGCCATGGTGCGCGTCGTCGAGGGGGCGGGGGAGGGGGCGCAGCTAGAGCTGCTGCGCGCGCACCCCGACCTCGCCGGCAAGGCGGCGCTCGCGGGGGAGGTGAGCGCGGCCTCGAGCGCCGAGCAGGAGGGCGCGGGTCTAGACCGGCTCTCCGAGGCGTCGTTGGAGCGCTTTCACGCGCTCAACGCCCGCTACCGCGAGCGCTTCGGCTTCCCCTTTATCCTGGCCGTCAGAGGGCACACGGCCCCGAGCATCCTGGCGTCTTTCGAGGCGCGCCTCGCTAACACCCCCGAGCAGGAGCGCGCGCGCGCCCTGCGTGAGGTCTTTCGCATCGCCCACTTCCGGCTCCGCGACCTCATCACCGAGTCACCTAGCTCATAGTCACCGAGCTCACCCCCTAGCCGCGACCGATAGGAGCGCCCCGTGACCCACCGCCCCACCCTCAGCGCCATCGACTACGGCAAGGGGGACATCGGCGTCTACCGCTTCGCCGCCCCCACCTACCGCGTCCCCGCGATCCCCGAGTCGCCCTTTACGGGCCGCGCGCACGACCTTTTCGCCGCCGAGGTGGGCGTGCAGGTCCTGGGCGGCCCCTTCGCGGCGGCCTACACCGAGGGCGACAACCGCAACGTCGTCGCCACCGACACGATGAAGAACTTTGTCCTCAAGCACGCGCTCGCGTTCGAGGGGGCGACCCTGGAGGCGTTTTTGGACTCGCTCGGGCGCGCCTTTTTCGAGGCCTATCCGGACATGGAGACCTTACGGCTCACCGGCCGCGAGGTGCCCTTCGCCGCGGCGCCCGTCCGGCAAGGGGAGACCTTCGTCCCGAGCCCGGTGCTCCTGTCGCGCTCGCGGGGCGACTGCGGTGCGGCGGCGCTCCTCGTGACGCGCGAAGGGGTGCGCGAGCTCGAGAGTGGCCGGCTCGGGTTGCAGCTCCTGAAGACCACCGGCTCCTCGTTTGCGAGCTTTGCCCGCGACGCCCACACCACCCTCCCCGAGATGCACGACCGCCCCCTACTGATCTACCTCGACGCCTTTTGGCGCTACCGCGACCCCGCGGCGGCGCTCCAAACGGGGACGGGGGAGCTAACGGGCTACGTGGCTTCCGAGCAGGTGCGCGACCTTTTGGCGGCGACCTTTCACGACGTTAACAGCCGCTCGATCCAGCACCTCGTCTACGAGATGGGGGTGCGGCTGCTGGCACGCTTTCCGCAGCTCCGTGAGGTCCGCTTCGAGGCGCAAAACCGGCTTTGGGACCACGCTTTTAGCGACGACGAAACGGGCCGCAAGGTTCACACCGACCCGCGCCCGCCGTACGGCCGCATCGGTCTCACGCTCACCGCCTAGTCATGGGCCGCCTCAGCACCCACGTCCTAGACACCGCCCACGGCCAGCCGGCGGCGGGCGTCGAGGTGAGGCTCTACCGCGTCGCTGCGGGCGCGCGCGAGCCCCTGGCGTGCACCCACACGAACGCCGACGGCCGCACCGACGCGCCGCTGCTCGCCGGCGGCGCGTTCACCGCCGGCGTCTACGA
This window contains:
- a CDS encoding rhodanese-like domain-containing protein, which encodes MRAVTLEALLAAAEAGAAVFDLRPAPSHLAGAVPLSLEALQRGALPDLPPETPVYLVCARGQVSELAGLYLEAAGFTNVHHLVGGLRAWVGRD
- the uraD gene encoding 2-oxo-4-hydroxy-4-carboxy-5-ureidoimidazoline decarboxylase, translated to MPPLETLNAVSDAEFVALLGGVFEGSPWVAAGAAAGRPYASFEALHAAMVRVVEGAGEGAQLELLRAHPDLAGKAALAGEVSAASSAEQEGAGLDRLSEASLERFHALNARYRERFGFPFILAVRGHTAPSILASFEARLANTPEQERARALREVFRIAHFRLRDLITESPSS
- the pucL gene encoding factor-independent urate hydroxylase, which translates into the protein MTHRPTLSAIDYGKGDIGVYRFAAPTYRVPAIPESPFTGRAHDLFAAEVGVQVLGGPFAAAYTEGDNRNVVATDTMKNFVLKHALAFEGATLEAFLDSLGRAFFEAYPDMETLRLTGREVPFAAAPVRQGETFVPSPVLLSRSRGDCGAAALLVTREGVRELESGRLGLQLLKTTGSSFASFARDAHTTLPEMHDRPLLIYLDAFWRYRDPAAALQTGTGELTGYVASEQVRDLLAATFHDVNSRSIQHLVYEMGVRLLARFPQLREVRFEAQNRLWDHAFSDDETGRKVHTDPRPPYGRIGLTLTA
- the uraH gene encoding hydroxyisourate hydrolase, producing MGRLSTHVLDTAHGQPAAGVEVRLYRVAAGAREPLACTHTNADGRTDAPLLAGGAFTAGVYELVFGVGAYFRGRGLALPDPPFLDEVTVRLGVADAEAAYHVPLLVSPWSYSTYRGS